Part of the Sulfuricella denitrificans skB26 genome is shown below.
AGTACTGGCGAGCGGTGCCGTAGCTACGCCCATAGCCTTGGCCTGAGCCGGGGACAACTTGATTTCATCGCCAGCTTGCAGCGGTGTTGCAACAATAAAACCGCATAGCAACAGCGCTCCCAGGGAAGCGCGCAAATATTGCGCTTTCCGCATATCTGTCTCCTTAAAAAATACGAAATAGACCCGCCATTTCTCCAGCGAGAAAACGGCAGCAAAGATGATGCACCAGCTAACTTAAGGAATGCTTAAACGAATGCGGGCGGCGCCTGGGAGGGAGGCGGCCCGGCCCGGAAGGGCATATAGGGAAGTATAGAGGGTGATGCAATAGCAACAAGGTAAGTCGAATAAGGCGCGTTCAAGCAGAGAGCACCAGGCGGCGCGCCGTTAAAGCCATCATTCGTGAGGTCGCGCTTGAATTCACAGGCGGCGCCGACCACGGGCGAGTCGCTCATGTCGGCCTTGAGCTCCGTTGCATGCTCCACATGGAAAGCCGACGACTCCAAACCCAGGTCATGAACATGCACATGAGATGAAACATGCACGCCGCCCGCATGGGCGTGCAAAACCGGCACCAGACATTGGAGGAATGTCAGAACCAGTAACAGGCAGTAATTCTTTACAGTCTTACTCATAGACACATTCTAAACCAGAATTTCCACGAGCGACAATCTTTTTACTATTGGCAAAGCCCGACGAGGGAGTTAGGATGCGGCTAGGAGCCTATCATAGGTGTGTGGTAATCCACGACACGCGCCATTTGGCACGGATGCTACCCAAGAGCACATTGATTTAATTGCCTCTATTTCAGGCACACTTCTTGCGACAAGCCTATGAAATCTTTTTCGGATAAATTGTTATGGGGCATTATAGTATTGCTGGCTGCAGCCATGGCCATTACGGCAGCGGTCAAACTGTCGCCTCTGCTCAACCCGCCGCAAGATATCAGCCTGCCGCTGAATGCGGCTTGCGATCTGCATCAAGGACCATGTACCACCTCACTACCCGGCGGAGGGCGCCTGGAATTCTCCCTGGAGCCCCGACCGATCCCGGTGCTGAGACCGCTCAGGCTGCAAGTGCGGGCCACCGGCATCAAGGCCGATTCGGTGGAAGTGGATTTTGCCGGCGTGGACATGAAGATGGCTTTCAACCGCCCGCGCCTGGTGTCCGGCAAAGAGGGCCTGTTTACCGGGGAAGCCACACTGCCGGTGTGCGTACGCAACAAAATGGCCTGGCAGGCGACCGTACTGGTCGAGGCCGACGGTCAGCGAATTGCAGTGCCATTCAGATTTGAAACGAAACGATAAAACCATGAAAAAAATTCTTGTCGCCATCATCGTAGCACTCGGCTTGTCGCTAGTCTGGGCCATTACGGTGTGGCAGCCCTCCAGTAATCAATCCGGCACCCACTCCCCACTCGGCTTGGCGGAAGTTCCCCGTGGCGGAGACTTTACCCTGCGCTCTCCGGACGGCCCGCTGGCGCTGCATGATCTGAAAGGCAAGGTGGTACTGCTGTATTTCGGTTATACCTTCTGCCCGGATATCTGTCCGACTTCGCTCGCCTTCACTTCCCAAGCGCTTGCCTCGCTCAACGAAGCAGAGCAGAAAAAGGTGCAGATGCTGTTTGTCACGGTGGATCCGGAGCGCGACACGCTGGACAAACTCAAGACCTACACCGCGTATTTTAACCCCAACATTGTGGGGCTGAGCGGCACACCGGAGGAAATCGCCAAAGTCGCCAAACTTTACGGCGCGAGCTATTCCAAGCAGAATACCGAATCGGCCGGCGGCTACGTAGTTGATCATTCAGCGTACACTTACGTCATTACGCCCGACGGCAGCCTGCTCAAAACTCTCGATCACGGCACCCCGCCAGCGCAGGTCGTCGAAGCAATCCGTGCTGCAATACAAGTGAAATAAATTTTATCAACTGAAGGAGAAAAGCATGACTGACAAGTTCCGTTCCATCCGCATCGCCGCTTGCGTTCTGGCCACACTGATTGCCGCCCCGGCATTGGCGGGTTCCGCCGCAGAGAGCATTTCCGCCGACGACCCCTATGTGCGCATGGTACCTCCCGGCATGACTGTCTCTGGCGCGTTCATGGTACTCAAGAACGCCGACAGCAAGGATCACAAAGTGGTCAAGGCAGACAGCCCGGCGGCCAAGGCGACGGAATTGCACACTCACACCAACGATGGTGGCGTAATGAAAATGCGTCAGGTCAAGGACATCGAGATCAAGACCAAGGGCGAAGCCGTACTCAAACCCGGCAGCCTGCACGTGATGCTGATCGGCCTGAAACAGGAACTCAAGGAAGGTGATAACGTAGCGATCACGCTGACCTTCGAGGACGGTAGCAGCAAGAAAGTTGAAGCACCGGTACGCAAAATCCAGACCGAAATGAAAATGGAAATGAATCATGACCACGAGGGCATGAAACACTAAGCCACATACTCACCCGCCCACCTCGGACGGGTGAGGGCCTTCTGCCGCACCTCCCCATGACTTGATTTTATTACCGTCTATTTCAGTCAGCCAGACTTTAGAACACCCTTTCCCCTGCAATATTGTCTTTTCAGCACGAATCGCCAGAGAAGAACCTATACTGGATTTGATAGTCTGAACTGAAAAGCAATGCGTCCAGCATGGAATCTGTAGTCGTTTCGATTGCCGAGCGTGAGGAGTGGGCCGTGAACACACCGCATAGGGAGCCATGGAATTTCAACGACTGGATGGCACTCAGCCGATCAGACCCCACGGCTTTCGAGGAAAGGCGCAGACGCGTGATTGAGGAGGCCATTGCGCGTGCTCCGCACCACAGACATCCCCCGGTTGCGCGCCCTGCAATGGCGCATCGACATGGCGCGTAGCAAGGCGAGCAATCCGCTCTCGGCCTGCATCCGGCTATACAACATGATGTGGGAAACACTCAACGGCGAGAATAGCATGATGTCCGCAATCGGGAGACTGACGGGATCAACTCCTGCCTCTTCGGGGGAAGGACGGCTTCCCCATTCAGCCAAAATATTGACATTCAAGCCCCGCAAACGGCTCCCCTGATACCCCGCATTTTCCCGCCAAACCGGAAAGTGCTAGTGCAGACTAGGCATATCTTCCCCGTCCGCCCTGCCGCTGGCGATTTCGGATGGTGTGGCGTCATTGACCGACACCACGTTCACGACGAAGGTCACCGTCTGGCCAGCCATAGGGTGATTGGCGTCGATAGTCAGCTTGCCATTCTCGATCTTGGTGACGAAAAACTT
Proteins encoded:
- a CDS encoding SCO family protein, which produces MKKILVAIIVALGLSLVWAITVWQPSSNQSGTHSPLGLAEVPRGGDFTLRSPDGPLALHDLKGKVVLLYFGYTFCPDICPTSLAFTSQALASLNEAEQKKVQMLFVTVDPERDTLDKLKTYTAYFNPNIVGLSGTPEEIAKVAKLYGASYSKQNTESAGGYVVDHSAYTYVITPDGSLLKTLDHGTPPAQVVEAIRAAIQVK
- a CDS encoding copper chaperone PCu(A)C translates to MTDKFRSIRIAACVLATLIAAPALAGSAAESISADDPYVRMVPPGMTVSGAFMVLKNADSKDHKVVKADSPAAKATELHTHTNDGGVMKMRQVKDIEIKTKGEAVLKPGSLHVMLIGLKQELKEGDNVAITLTFEDGSSKKVEAPVRKIQTEMKMEMNHDHEGMKH
- a CDS encoding DUF3135 domain-containing protein, with translation MALSRSDPTAFEERRRRVIEEAIARAPHHRHPPVARPAMAHRHGA
- a CDS encoding DUF3135 domain-containing protein — protein: MLRTTDIPRLRALQWRIDMARSKASNPLSACIRLYNMMWETLNGENSMMSAIGRLTGSTPASSGEGRLPHSAKILTFKPRKRLP